Sequence from the Pararhizobium gei genome:
GCGGCGTCGAAGTGACGTTGTCGCGCGTTCGTCGCGAGCGCATGGGCCATATCGAGCTTGCCGCTCCCGTTGCCCATATCTGGTTCCTGAAGTCCCTGCCGAGCCGCATCGCGACGCTGCTCGACATGACGCTGAAGGATATCGAACGTGTTCTCTACTTCGAGAACTACATCGTCACCGAGCCTGGCCTGACGTCGCTGAAAGAAAATCAGCTTCTGTCGGAAGAGGAATACATGATTGCCGTCGACGAGTTCGGCGAAGATCAGTTCACGGCGATGATCGGTGCGGAAGCCATCTACGAGATGCTTGCCTCGATGAATCTCGAGAAGATTGCCGGTGACCTGCGTCAGGACATGGCCGACACCACGTCGGAACTGAAGCAGAAGAAACTGATGAAGCGCCTGAAGATCGTTGAGAACTTCATGGAGTCAGGCAATCGCCCGGAATGGATGATCATGAAGGTCGTTCCCGTGATCCCGCCGGACCTGCGTCCGCTGGTGCCGCTGGATGGTGGCCGTTTCGCGACGTCCGACCTGAACGATCTCTATCGCCGCGTCATCAACCGTAACAACCGTCTGAAGCGCCTGATCGAACTCCGCGCTCCGGGCATCATCATACGCAACGAAAAGCGCATGCTGCAGGAATCTGTGGACGCGCTGTTCGACAACGGCCGTCGTGGCCGTGTCATTACCGGCGCCAACAAGCGTCCGCTGAAGTCGCTGTCCGACATGCTCAAGGGCAAGCAGGGCCGCTTCCGCCAGAACCTTCTCGGCAAGCGCGTCGACTATTCAGGCCGTTCGGTCATCGTGACCGGTCCGGAACTGAAGCTGCACCAGTGCGGCCTGCCGAAGAAGATGGCGCTCGAACTGTTCAAGCCGTTCATCTATGCCCGCCTCGACGCCAAGGGTTATTCCTCGACCGTCAAGCAGGCCAAGAAGCTGGTCGAGAAGGAAAAGCCGGAGGTCTGGGATATCCTCGACGAGGTCATCCGCGAGCACCCGGTTCTCCTGAACCGTGCGCCGACGCTTCACCGTCTGGGCATCCAGGCGTTTGAGCCGATCCTGGTCGAAGGCAAGGCTATCCAGCTGCATCCGCTCGTCTGCACGGCCTTCAACGCCGACTTCGACGGCGACCAGATGGCCGTCCACGTGCCGCTGTCGCTCGAAGCCCAGCTTGAAGCCCGCGTTCTGATGATGTCGACCAACAACATCCTCCACCCGGCAAACGGCGCGCCGATCATCGTTCCCTCGCAGGACATGGTTCTCGGTCTCTATTATCTGTCGATCATGAACCAGAACGAGCCTGGCGAAGGCATGGCCTTCTCCGATCTGGGCGAACTGCATCACGCGCTTGAAACCAAGTCGGTGACGCTGCACGCCAAGATCCGTGGCCGTTTCAAGACCGTGGATGCCGACGGCAAGCCCGTTTCGAAGATTTTCGAAACGACGCCGGGCCGTATGCTCATCGGCGAACTTCTGCCGAAGAACGTCAATGTGCCGTTCGACGTCTGCAATCAGGAACTGACCAAGAAGAACATCTCCAAGATGATCGATACGGTCTACCGCCACTGCGGCCAGAAGGACACGGTCATTTTCTGCGACCGCATCATGCAGCTCGGCTTCGCCCATGCCTGCCGCGCCGGTATTTCGTTCGGCAAGGATGACATGGTCATTCCGGAAACCAAGGCCAAGATCGTCGGTGATACCGAAAGCCTGGTGAAGGAATACGAACAACAGTACAATGACGGCCTGATCACGCAGGGCGAAAAGTACAACAAGGTCGTCGATGCCTGGGGCAAGGCCACCGAGAAGGTCGCCGAAGACATGATGGCCCGCATTAAGGCTGTCGAATTCGACGAAAAGACCGGTCGCCAGAAGCCGATGAACGCGATCTACATGATGAGCCACTCCGGTGCCCGCGGTTCTCCGAACCAGATGCGTCAGCTGGGCGGCATGCGTGGCCTGATGGCCAAGCCGTCGGGCGAAATCATCGAGACGCCGATCATCTCGAACTTCAAGGAAGGCCTGACCGTTAACGAGTACTTCAACTCGACCCACGGCGCCCGTAAGGGTCTTGCAGACACCGCCCTGAAGACCGCGAACTCCGGTTACCTGACCCGCCGTCTCGTTGACGTCGCGCAGGATTGCATTGTCAATTCGGTGGATTGCGGAACTGAGACCGGCCTCACCATGACCGCCATCGTCGATGCCGGTCAGGTCGTTGCCTCCATCGGTGCCCGCGTTCTCGGCCGTACCGCACTCGATAACATCGATCATCCGGTGACGGGCGAACGCATTGTCGATGCTGGCCGCATGATCCTCGAAGCCGATGTTGTCGAGATCGAAAAGGCCGGCATCCAGTCGATCCGGATCAGGTCGGCTCTGACCTGCGAAATCCAGACCGGCGTTTGCGGCGTCTGCTATGGGCGCGAC
This genomic interval carries:
- the rpoC gene encoding DNA-directed RNA polymerase subunit beta', which encodes MNQEVMNLFNPQVPAQTFDSIRISIASPEKILSWSYGEIKKPETINYRTFKPERDGLFCARIFGPIKDYECLCGKYKRMKYKGIICEKCGVEVTLSRVRRERMGHIELAAPVAHIWFLKSLPSRIATLLDMTLKDIERVLYFENYIVTEPGLTSLKENQLLSEEEYMIAVDEFGEDQFTAMIGAEAIYEMLASMNLEKIAGDLRQDMADTTSELKQKKLMKRLKIVENFMESGNRPEWMIMKVVPVIPPDLRPLVPLDGGRFATSDLNDLYRRVINRNNRLKRLIELRAPGIIIRNEKRMLQESVDALFDNGRRGRVITGANKRPLKSLSDMLKGKQGRFRQNLLGKRVDYSGRSVIVTGPELKLHQCGLPKKMALELFKPFIYARLDAKGYSSTVKQAKKLVEKEKPEVWDILDEVIREHPVLLNRAPTLHRLGIQAFEPILVEGKAIQLHPLVCTAFNADFDGDQMAVHVPLSLEAQLEARVLMMSTNNILHPANGAPIIVPSQDMVLGLYYLSIMNQNEPGEGMAFSDLGELHHALETKSVTLHAKIRGRFKTVDADGKPVSKIFETTPGRMLIGELLPKNVNVPFDVCNQELTKKNISKMIDTVYRHCGQKDTVIFCDRIMQLGFAHACRAGISFGKDDMVIPETKAKIVGDTESLVKEYEQQYNDGLITQGEKYNKVVDAWGKATEKVAEDMMARIKAVEFDEKTGRQKPMNAIYMMSHSGARGSPNQMRQLGGMRGLMAKPSGEIIETPIISNFKEGLTVNEYFNSTHGARKGLADTALKTANSGYLTRRLVDVAQDCIVNSVDCGTETGLTMTAIVDAGQVVASIGARVLGRTALDNIDHPVTGERIVDAGRMILEADVVEIEKAGIQSIRIRSALTCEIQTGVCGVCYGRDLARGTPVNMGEAVGVIAAQSIGEPGTQLTMRTFHLGGTATVVDQSFLEASYEGTIQIKNRNMLRNSDNVLVAMGRNMAVQILDERGVERSSQRVAYGSKIYVDDGDKVKRGQRLAEWDPYTRPMMTEVEGTVHFEDIVDGISVLEATDEATGITKRQVIDWRSTPRGIDLKPAIVIKDKNGAVLKLARGGDARFMLSVDAILSVEPGNKVSQGDVLARSPLESAKTKDITGGLPRVAELFEARRPKDHAVIAEIDGTVRFGRDYKNKRRVLIEPAEDGVEPVEYLIPKGKPFHLQDGDYIEKGDYILDGNPAPHDILAIKGVEALASYLVNEIQEVYRLQGVVINDKHIEVIVRQMLQKVEVTDAGDSMYIVGDSVDRIELDDVNDQLIEQGKKPAYGDPVLLGITKASLQTPSFISAASFQETTKVLTEAAIAGKTDGLQGLKENVIVGRLIPAGTGGTMTQIRRIATARDEMILEERRKGTGAEIATPMLTDMAKADAAAE